Proteins from a genomic interval of Gossypium hirsutum isolate 1008001.06 chromosome A09, Gossypium_hirsutum_v2.1, whole genome shotgun sequence:
- the LOC107888875 gene encoding myosin-8 isoform X3: MVAPSNIIAGSIVWVEDPEVAWIDGEVKEIKGEKITVKCTSGKLVVRKTSNVYPKDPEFPPSGVDDMTKLAYLHEPGVLQNLRCRFDINEIYTYTGGILIAINPFQRLPHLYENRVMEKYKGANVGELSPHPFAIADSAYRQMIKEQISQAILVSGESGAGKTESTKMLMQYLAFMGGRNNNTGERSVEQKVLESNPVLEAFGNAKTVRNNNSSRFGKFVEIQFDGRGRISGAAIRTYLLERSRVCQVSDPERNYHCFYMLCAAPPEDVEKFKVGNPQTFHYLNQSNCFELDVLDDSKEYLETKRAMDIVGINQAEQEAIFRVVAAILHLGNVEFVKGKKTDGAEPKDDKSRLHLKTAADLFMCDEKSLEDSLCKRVIVTRGDRITKSLDPATAAISRDALAKIVYSKLFDWLVQKINISIGQDLESKFLIGVLDIYGFESFKTNSFEQFCINLTNEKLQQHFNQHVFKMEQEEYKKEQIDWSYIEFVDNQDILDLVEKKPGGIIALLDEACMFPRSTHETFAEKLYQTFKDHKRFVKPKLSRTDFTICHYAGDVTYQTELFLEKNKDLVVPEHQALLNASKCSFVSSLFPPLPEETSKSSKFSSIATGFKQQLQSLLETLNATEPHYGVMEAIRISTAGFPSRKMFREFINRFSILAPEVLNGSYNDVAASKRILEKSNLSGYQVGKTKVFLRAGQMAELDARRGAVLGVSAIVIQRKVRAYLSRRHFILLRLSSIKLQAFCRGQAVRHQYARMRRAAACLNIQKHSRKFLARKAYKNLYFSSVTIQAGIRGMIARDKLLLRKQMRAVTVIQSQCRRFLASRHYLRLKKAAITTQCAWRGKLARRELRNIRMAAKETGALLEANTKLEKQVEELTWELKKMQREKELLMKESGGTKNIAGKVPIIKEVPVIDNEFMVKLTAENEQLKALVTSLEKQIEETSKLSEERLKQASEAEMKIIELKTAMQRLEEKISDMETEDKILRQKALQSAPSRKMSPQSSFASSTPLQNGNHAQLNSGPSKRFGREDSRMRRSKIELPQAQEGVDSLIKCTTQNLGFSQEKPVAAFTIYKCLVHWRTLEAERTSVFDNLIQMIGSSLEKQDDNDHMAYWLSNTSALLFLLQSSLKSSAAAQKPPAPTSFFSRMTQSFRSSSANLAVGVVRQVEAKYPALLFKQQLTAYAEKIYGIIRDNLKKDLSLLLSCCIQVPRASKGTAFKTFEESEEVDSSPACHWQRIIESLNKHLSTLKENFVPPTLIQKIFIQIFAYINTQLFNSFLVRRECCTFSNGQYVKYGLAELELWCAQVTEEYAGSSWGELKHTRQAVAFLVLQEKSSITYNEITNELCPVLSVQQLYRICALFRDDSNYAPSVSPDVISSMKHLLSDGSADDGGSTFLLEDDISFPFSVEDIIGSMRVKEFAEVKPTAELTENPAFQFLLQD; encoded by the exons ATG GTTGCTCCATCCAATATTATTGCTGGATCTATTGTTTGGGTGGAGGACCCTGAGGTAGCTTGGATAGATGGTGAAGTTAAAGAAATTAAAGGGGAAAAGATTACAGTAAAATGTACATCAGGGAAACTG GTTGTGAGGAAGACATCTAATGTGTatccaaaggaccctgaatttCCTCCCTCTGGTGTTGATGATATGACAAAGCTAGCATATTTGCATGAACCTGGAGTTCTGCAGAATTTAAGATGTCGATTTgatattaatgaaatatat ACCTACACAGGAGGTATATTGATTGCTATAAATCCTTTTCAAAGATTGCCACATTTATATGAAAATCGCGTGATGGAAAAATACAAAGGGGCAAATGTGGGTGAACTTAGCCCACATCCATTTGCTATTGCAGATTCTGCCTATAG ACAGATGATTAAGGAGCAAATAAGCCAAGCAATTTTGGTAAGTGGGGAAAGTGGAGCTGGTAAAACAGAGAGTACAAAGATGCTTATGCAGTATCTAGCTTTTATGGGAGGGAGAAATAACAACACAGGGGAACGATCTGTGGAGCAAAAGGTCTTGGAG TCGAATCCTGTTCTAGAAGCATTCGGGAATGCAAAGACTGTCAGAAACAATAATTCAAG TCGCTTTGGCAAGTTTGTGGAAATTCAGTTCGATGGAAGGGGGAGAATTTCTGGAGCTGCAATAAGGACTTATTTGCTTGAACGATCTCGTGTTTGCCAAGTGTCTGATCCAGAGAGAAACTATCATTGCTTTTACATGCTTTGTGCTGCACCGCCAGAG GATGTTGAGAAGTTCAAAGTTGGAAATCCACAAACTTTTCATTATTTGAATCAGTCAAATTGTTTTGAGCTGGATGTACTAGATGATTCTAAAGAGTATCTTGAGACTAAGAGAGCTATGGATATTGTTGGGATCAACCAGGCAGAGCAG GAGGCAATATTTCGAGTTGTGGCTGCTATTCTACATTTAGGAAATGTTGAGTTTGTAAAGGGAAAGAAAACAGATGGTGCTGAACCTAAAGATGATAAATCTCGGTTGCATCTAAAAACTGCTGCAGACTTATTCAT GTGTGATGAAAAGTCTCTTGAAGACTCCTTATGTAAACGTGTTATTGTGACTCGTGGTGATCGCATTACAAAATCTCTTGATCCAGCTACTGCAGCTATCAGCAGGGATGCTTTGGCCAAAATTgtttattcaaaattatttgacTG GCTCGTTCAGAAGATAAATATTTCTATTGGTCAGGATCTGGAATCAAAATTCTTGATTGGTGTCCtggatatttatggatttgagaGTTTCAAGACAAACAG TTTTGAGCAATTTTGCATCAATTTGACGAATGAAAAGCTGCAACAGCATTTTAATCAG CATGTTTTTAAGATGGAGCAGGAGGAATATAAAAAGGAACAAATTGACTGGAGTTATATAGAGTTTGTTGATAATCAAGATATTCTTGATCTTGTTGAAAAG AAACCTGGTGGCATCATTGCTCTTCTTGACGAGGCTTG CATGTTTCCTCGATCAACACATGAGACATTTGCGGAAAAACTCTATCAGACTTTTAAGGACCATAAACGCTTCGTTAAGCCTAAGTTGTCACGCACTGACTTCACCATTTGCCATTATGCTGGTGAT GTGACTTACCAAACTGAGCTATTCCTGGAGAAGAACAAAGATTTAGTTGTTCCAGAGCATCAGGCTCTCTTGAATGCTTCCAAATGCTCTTTTGTTTCAAGCTTGTTTCCTCCTTTACCTGAGGAAACTtccaaatcatcaaaattttcctCAATAGCTACTGGCTTCAAG CAACAACTCCAATCTTTACTTGAGACTTTGAATGCCACTGAACCACACTAT GGAGTGATGGAAGCAATTAGAATTAGCACTGCTGGATTTCCCTCTCGAAAGATGTTTCGTGAATTTATAAATCGGTTTTCCATATTGGCTCCAGAGGTTCTCAATGGGAG CTATAATGATGTTGCTGCTAGCAAGAGGATTCTGGAAAAGAGTAACCTCAGTGGTTATCAG GTTGGTAAAACAAAAGTTTTTCTGAGGGCGGGTCAGATGGCTGAACTAGATGCACGTCGAGGTGCGGTTTTAGGAGTATCAGCAATTGTTATACAGAGAAAAGTCCGTGCATATTTGAGTCGCAGACACTTTATCTTGTTGCGGTTATCTTCCATAAAACTTCAAGCCTTCTGTAGAG GACAAGCAGTACGCCATCAGTATGCTAGGATGAGAAGAGCAGCTGCTTGTTTGAATATTCAAAAACATTCACGCAAGTTTCTTGCTAGGAAAGCATACAAGAATTTGTACTTCTCATCTGTTACCATCCAAGCGGGTATTCGTGGGATGATTGCTCGTGATAAACTTCTATTGAGGAAGCAGATGAGAGCTGTAACAGTAATTCAG AGTCAATGTCGCCGATTCTTAGCCAGCCGTCATTACTTGAGGTTAAAGAAAGCAGCAATCACCACACAATGTGCTTGGAGAGGAAAACTTGCACGTAGAGAATTACGGAATATAAGAATG GCTGCCAAGGAAACTGGTGCCCTCCTAGAAGCCAACACTAAGCTGGAAAAGCAAGTTGAAGAACTTACATGGGAGTTGAAGAAGATGCAACGTGAAAAAGAGTTACTAATGAAGGAAAGCGGAGGCACAAAGAACATTGCTGGAAAAGTTCCTATAATTAAGGAGGTCCCAGTAATTGATAATGAATTTATGGTTAAGCTTACTGCTGAAAATGAACAGCTTAAG GCTCTGGTAACTTCATTAGAAAAGCAAATTGAAGAAACAAGCAAGCTTAGTGAAGAGCGGCTAAAGCAGGCTTCGGAGGCTGAGATGAAGATAATTGAGCTGAAAACTGCAATGCAAAG ATTAGAAGAAAAGATCTCAGACATGGAAACTGAGGACAAGATTTTGAGACAGAAAGCATTGCAGAGTGCACCTAGTAGGAAAATGTCACCACAATCGTCATTTGCGTCATCTACA CCTTTGCAAAATGGTAATCAT GCTCAATTGAATTCTGGTCCATCAAAAAGGTTTGGTAGAGAAGATAGCAGAATGAGGAGATCTAAGATTGAATTGCCACAA GCACAAGAGGGTGTTGATTCTCTAATAAAATGTACCACACAGAATCTTGGATTCAGCCAAGAAAAGCCTGTTGCAGCATTTACAATATACAAATGCCTTGTTCACTGGAGAACATTAGAAGCTGAAAGGACAAGTGTATTTGATAATCTTATTCAGATGATTGGCTCTTCACTAGAG AAACAAGATGACAATGATCACATGGCTTATTGGCTGTCGAACACATCTGCTTTGTTGTTTTTGCTTCAAAGTAGTTTGAAATCCTCTGCTGCAGCACAGAAGCCTCCTGCTCCAACTTCATTTTTTTCCAGGATGACCCAA AGTTTTCGTTCATCTTCTGCGAATCTAGCAGTTGGTGTAGTACGCCAGGTTGAGGCCAAGTATCCAGCTCTACTTTTCAAGCAGCAGCTCACAGCATATGCAGAAAAAATCTATGGAATCATTAGAGACAACTTGAAAAAGGACTTGTCATTGCTTCTTTCTTGTTGCATCCAG GTACCTAGGGCATCAAAGGGAACTGCTTTTAAAACGTTCGAAGAGTCAGAAGAAGTCGATAGCTCTCCCGCTTGTCATTGGCAAAGAATTATTGAATCCCTGAACAAGCATCTGAGcacattaaaagaaaatttt GTGCCTCCAAcacttattcagaagattttcaTTCAAATATTTGCATATATAAATACACAGCTCTTTAATAG CTTTCTTGTTCGTAGAGAGTGCTGCACATTTAGCAATGGGCAATATGTGAAGTATGGCTTAGCTGAACTGGAACTATGGTGTGCCCAAGTGACAGAAGAG TATGCAGGATCATCATGGGGTGAACTCAAACACACAAGGCAAGCTGTTGCTTTCTTG
- the LOC107888875 gene encoding myosin-8 isoform X5, protein MLCAAPPEDVEKFKVGNPQTFHYLNQSNCFELDVLDDSKEYLETKRAMDIVGINQAEQEAIFRVVAAILHLGNVEFVKGKKTDGAEPKDDKSRLHLKTAADLFMCDEKSLEDSLCKRVIVTRGDRITKSLDPATAAISRDALAKIVYSKLFDWLVQKINISIGQDLESKFLIGVLDIYGFESFKTNSFEQFCINLTNEKLQQHFNQHVFKMEQEEYKKEQIDWSYIEFVDNQDILDLVEKKPGGIIALLDEACMFPRSTHETFAEKLYQTFKDHKRFVKPKLSRTDFTICHYAGDVTYQTELFLEKNKDLVVPEHQALLNASKCSFVSSLFPPLPEETSKSSKFSSIATGFKQQLQSLLETLNATEPHYVRCIKPNNALKPGIFENNNILQQLRCGGVMEAIRISTAGFPSRKMFREFINRFSILAPEVLNGSYNDVAASKRILEKSNLSGYQVGKTKVFLRAGQMAELDARRGAVLGVSAIVIQRKVRAYLSRRHFILLRLSSIKLQAFCRGQAVRHQYARMRRAAACLNIQKHSRKFLARKAYKNLYFSSVTIQAGIRGMIARDKLLLRKQMRAVTVIQSQCRRFLASRHYLRLKKAAITTQCAWRGKLARRELRNIRMAAKETGALLEANTKLEKQVEELTWELKKMQREKELLMKESGGTKNIAGKVPIIKEVPVIDNEFMVKLTAENEQLKALVTSLEKQIEETSKLSEERLKQASEAEMKIIELKTAMQRLEEKISDMETEDKILRQKALQSAPSRKMSPQSSFASSTPLQNGNHAQLNSGPSKRFGREDSRMRRSKIELPQAQEGVDSLIKCTTQNLGFSQEKPVAAFTIYKCLVHWRTLEAERTSVFDNLIQMIGSSLEKQDDNDHMAYWLSNTSALLFLLQSSLKSSAAAQKPPAPTSFFSRMTQSFRSSSANLAVGVVRQVEAKYPALLFKQQLTAYAEKIYGIIRDNLKKDLSLLLSCCIQVPRASKGTAFKTFEESEEVDSSPACHWQRIIESLNKHLSTLKENFVPPTLIQKIFIQIFAYINTQLFNSFLVRRECCTFSNGQYVKYGLAELELWCAQVTEEYAGSSWGELKHTRQAVAFLVLQEKSSITYNEITNELCPVLSVQQLYRICALFRDDSNYAPSVSPDVISSMKHLLSDGSADDGGSTFLLEDDISFPFSVEDIIGSMRVKEFAEVKPTAELTENPAFQFLLQD, encoded by the exons ATGCTTTGTGCTGCACCGCCAGAG GATGTTGAGAAGTTCAAAGTTGGAAATCCACAAACTTTTCATTATTTGAATCAGTCAAATTGTTTTGAGCTGGATGTACTAGATGATTCTAAAGAGTATCTTGAGACTAAGAGAGCTATGGATATTGTTGGGATCAACCAGGCAGAGCAG GAGGCAATATTTCGAGTTGTGGCTGCTATTCTACATTTAGGAAATGTTGAGTTTGTAAAGGGAAAGAAAACAGATGGTGCTGAACCTAAAGATGATAAATCTCGGTTGCATCTAAAAACTGCTGCAGACTTATTCAT GTGTGATGAAAAGTCTCTTGAAGACTCCTTATGTAAACGTGTTATTGTGACTCGTGGTGATCGCATTACAAAATCTCTTGATCCAGCTACTGCAGCTATCAGCAGGGATGCTTTGGCCAAAATTgtttattcaaaattatttgacTG GCTCGTTCAGAAGATAAATATTTCTATTGGTCAGGATCTGGAATCAAAATTCTTGATTGGTGTCCtggatatttatggatttgagaGTTTCAAGACAAACAG TTTTGAGCAATTTTGCATCAATTTGACGAATGAAAAGCTGCAACAGCATTTTAATCAG CATGTTTTTAAGATGGAGCAGGAGGAATATAAAAAGGAACAAATTGACTGGAGTTATATAGAGTTTGTTGATAATCAAGATATTCTTGATCTTGTTGAAAAG AAACCTGGTGGCATCATTGCTCTTCTTGACGAGGCTTG CATGTTTCCTCGATCAACACATGAGACATTTGCGGAAAAACTCTATCAGACTTTTAAGGACCATAAACGCTTCGTTAAGCCTAAGTTGTCACGCACTGACTTCACCATTTGCCATTATGCTGGTGAT GTGACTTACCAAACTGAGCTATTCCTGGAGAAGAACAAAGATTTAGTTGTTCCAGAGCATCAGGCTCTCTTGAATGCTTCCAAATGCTCTTTTGTTTCAAGCTTGTTTCCTCCTTTACCTGAGGAAACTtccaaatcatcaaaattttcctCAATAGCTACTGGCTTCAAG CAACAACTCCAATCTTTACTTGAGACTTTGAATGCCACTGAACCACACTATGTACGTTGTATAAAGCCAAATAATGCTCTTAAGCCAggaatatttgaaaataataatatactacAACAACTTCGTTGTGGG GGAGTGATGGAAGCAATTAGAATTAGCACTGCTGGATTTCCCTCTCGAAAGATGTTTCGTGAATTTATAAATCGGTTTTCCATATTGGCTCCAGAGGTTCTCAATGGGAG CTATAATGATGTTGCTGCTAGCAAGAGGATTCTGGAAAAGAGTAACCTCAGTGGTTATCAG GTTGGTAAAACAAAAGTTTTTCTGAGGGCGGGTCAGATGGCTGAACTAGATGCACGTCGAGGTGCGGTTTTAGGAGTATCAGCAATTGTTATACAGAGAAAAGTCCGTGCATATTTGAGTCGCAGACACTTTATCTTGTTGCGGTTATCTTCCATAAAACTTCAAGCCTTCTGTAGAG GACAAGCAGTACGCCATCAGTATGCTAGGATGAGAAGAGCAGCTGCTTGTTTGAATATTCAAAAACATTCACGCAAGTTTCTTGCTAGGAAAGCATACAAGAATTTGTACTTCTCATCTGTTACCATCCAAGCGGGTATTCGTGGGATGATTGCTCGTGATAAACTTCTATTGAGGAAGCAGATGAGAGCTGTAACAGTAATTCAG AGTCAATGTCGCCGATTCTTAGCCAGCCGTCATTACTTGAGGTTAAAGAAAGCAGCAATCACCACACAATGTGCTTGGAGAGGAAAACTTGCACGTAGAGAATTACGGAATATAAGAATG GCTGCCAAGGAAACTGGTGCCCTCCTAGAAGCCAACACTAAGCTGGAAAAGCAAGTTGAAGAACTTACATGGGAGTTGAAGAAGATGCAACGTGAAAAAGAGTTACTAATGAAGGAAAGCGGAGGCACAAAGAACATTGCTGGAAAAGTTCCTATAATTAAGGAGGTCCCAGTAATTGATAATGAATTTATGGTTAAGCTTACTGCTGAAAATGAACAGCTTAAG GCTCTGGTAACTTCATTAGAAAAGCAAATTGAAGAAACAAGCAAGCTTAGTGAAGAGCGGCTAAAGCAGGCTTCGGAGGCTGAGATGAAGATAATTGAGCTGAAAACTGCAATGCAAAG ATTAGAAGAAAAGATCTCAGACATGGAAACTGAGGACAAGATTTTGAGACAGAAAGCATTGCAGAGTGCACCTAGTAGGAAAATGTCACCACAATCGTCATTTGCGTCATCTACA CCTTTGCAAAATGGTAATCAT GCTCAATTGAATTCTGGTCCATCAAAAAGGTTTGGTAGAGAAGATAGCAGAATGAGGAGATCTAAGATTGAATTGCCACAA GCACAAGAGGGTGTTGATTCTCTAATAAAATGTACCACACAGAATCTTGGATTCAGCCAAGAAAAGCCTGTTGCAGCATTTACAATATACAAATGCCTTGTTCACTGGAGAACATTAGAAGCTGAAAGGACAAGTGTATTTGATAATCTTATTCAGATGATTGGCTCTTCACTAGAG AAACAAGATGACAATGATCACATGGCTTATTGGCTGTCGAACACATCTGCTTTGTTGTTTTTGCTTCAAAGTAGTTTGAAATCCTCTGCTGCAGCACAGAAGCCTCCTGCTCCAACTTCATTTTTTTCCAGGATGACCCAA AGTTTTCGTTCATCTTCTGCGAATCTAGCAGTTGGTGTAGTACGCCAGGTTGAGGCCAAGTATCCAGCTCTACTTTTCAAGCAGCAGCTCACAGCATATGCAGAAAAAATCTATGGAATCATTAGAGACAACTTGAAAAAGGACTTGTCATTGCTTCTTTCTTGTTGCATCCAG GTACCTAGGGCATCAAAGGGAACTGCTTTTAAAACGTTCGAAGAGTCAGAAGAAGTCGATAGCTCTCCCGCTTGTCATTGGCAAAGAATTATTGAATCCCTGAACAAGCATCTGAGcacattaaaagaaaatttt GTGCCTCCAAcacttattcagaagattttcaTTCAAATATTTGCATATATAAATACACAGCTCTTTAATAG CTTTCTTGTTCGTAGAGAGTGCTGCACATTTAGCAATGGGCAATATGTGAAGTATGGCTTAGCTGAACTGGAACTATGGTGTGCCCAAGTGACAGAAGAG TATGCAGGATCATCATGGGGTGAACTCAAACACACAAGGCAAGCTGTTGCTTTCTTG